A segment of the Aureimonas sp. SA4125 genome:
TCCAGACTGCACCCAGCAGTCGCCAATCGCCGCCGCCAGTTCAAGCGGCGCGCGTGAAGACGACAGGATTATCCCCACTCTGCTCCAGATGTTCTTTCTTTGTTCTTAAGTTCGACGGTCATGCCCGAGAAGATCGGCGATGATGGCGTGAAGATCGCGCTCGGCCGCCGCCAGACCTTTCGACGTGTCGATGACGTAGTCGGCTTTCGCACGCTTCTCCGCATCCGGCATCTGCCGGGCAAGAATGGCCTCGAACTTCTCCACCGTCATTCCCGGCCGGGCAAGGACGCGTTCCCGCTGGACCGCGGCGGGAGCGCTGACGACGAGGATCCTGTCGACGGCGCCGGTCCGTCCGGATTCAAACAGCAGCGGCACGTCGAGAAGGACCAGCTTTTCGCCGACCGCGCGGCAGGCATCGAGGAAAGCTGCCTCTTCGGCGCGAAC
Coding sequences within it:
- the coaE gene encoding dephospho-CoA kinase (Dephospho-CoA kinase (CoaE) performs the final step in coenzyme A biosynthesis.); this translates as MLVLGLTGSIGMGKSATAAMAEAAGIPVHSADAAVHRLYAGPLAAPIEALFPGTTRDGVVDREALARRVLGDPRAMMALEALVHPMVRAEEAAFLDACRAVGEKLVLLDVPLLFESGRTGAVDRILVVSAPAAVQRERVLARPGMTVEKFEAILARQMPDAEKRAKADYVIDTSKGLAAAERDLHAIIADLLGHDRRT